A stretch of Arachis hypogaea cultivar Tifrunner chromosome 15, arahy.Tifrunner.gnm2.J5K5, whole genome shotgun sequence DNA encodes these proteins:
- the LOC112749602 gene encoding L-lactate dehydrogenase B-like, with protein sequence MQKSASSGVSLLGPGGLDLTHSFFTSILNSAPPSPTKRHNKVTVVGAGNVGMAVAQTILTQDLVDELVLIDALPDKLRGEMLDLQHAAAFLPRTKIHASTEYSVTAGSDLCIVTAGARQVSGESRLNLVQRNVSLFRSIIPPLVQHSPACVILVVSNPVDVLTYVAWKLSGFPANRVIGSGTNLDSSRFRFLIADHLDVNAHDVQAYIVGEHGDSSVALWSSISVGEVPVLSFLEKQEIAYEKVTLEKIHKAVIGSADEVIRLKGYTSWAIGYSVANLARSILRDQRKVHPVSVLAKGFHGIHGGEVFLSLPSQLGRGGVIGVTNIHLTPKEAQHLRDSATAILEVQNQLPI encoded by the coding sequence atgcaGAAGAGCGCTTCATCAGGGGTGTCATTGCTGGGCCCAGGAGGCTTAGACCTAACACACTCCTTCTTCACCTCCATACTCAACTCTGCACCACCCTCTCCCACTAAGCGCCACAACAAGGTCACTGTAGTTGGCGCAGGAAACGTCGGAATGGCCGTAGCCCAAACCATCCTCACTCAGGACCTCGTCGACGAACTCGTCCTCATCGATGCCCTCCCCGACAAGCTCCGCGGAGAGATGCTGGACCTGCAGCACGCTGCCGCGTTCCTTCCACGCACCAAGATCCACGCGTCCACGGAGTACTCCGTCACGGCTGGGTCTGACCTGTGCATCGTGACGGCAGGGGCACGGCAGGTGAGCGGAGAGTCAAGGCTGAACCTGGTGCAGAGGAACGTGTCCCTGTTCAGAAGCATCATTCCCCCTCTGGTTCAGCACTCGCCGGCATGTGTTATTCTTGTGGTTTCGAATCCGGTGGACGTGCTAACATATGTTGCCTGGAAGCTGTCAGGGTTTCCGGCGAACCGCGTCATCGGCTCCGGCACCAACCTGGACTCTTCCCGTTTCCGTTTCCTGATTGCCGATCATCTTGACGTCAACGCTCACGACGTTCAGGCATACATTGTAGGGGAACACGGCGACAGCTCGGTGGCCCTGTGGTCAAGCATCAGCGTGGGCGAAGTTCCGGTGCTAAGCTTTCTTGAGAAACAAGAGATAGCGTACGAGAAAGTGACGCTGGAGAAGATACACAAGGCAGTGATAGGGAGCGCCGATGAAGTGATCCGTCTGAAAGGGTACACATCGTGGGCCATAGGGTACTCTGTGGCTAACTTGGCTCGAAGCATTCTGAGGGACCAGAGGAAGGTGCACCCCGTTTCGGTTCTTGCAAAGGGGTTTCATGGTATCCATGGAGGGGAAGTGTTTCTGAGCTTGCCGTCGCAGCTTGGTAGGGGAGGGGTCATTGGTGTTACCAACATCCATCTGACTCCCAAAGAGGCACAACACCTCAGAGACTCTGCCACCGCCATCCTTGAGGTCCAAAATCAACTTCCAATTTGA
- the LOC140179124 gene encoding uncharacterized protein codes for MKIFGCLAYAATNTSSRSKFDPRADPAVFLGYPLGYKGYKLYNVRTKQFFISRDVIFHEDTMPFAQSPHTQLSNDIFYDFVLPNPILDSELLPNAPTIPTVHEIPQPSTTTNNQSRILSLIENQITPSTSIQPRRSTRTKRIPPYLHDYICHTKSSYPISNFISNHRLNHTYHNSIYQANFIPEPQFYYQAVNMRNGGLQ; via the coding sequence ATGAAGATTTTTGGATGTCTTGCCTATGCTGCCACAAATACCAGTTCTAGATCAAAATTTGACCCTAGAGCAGATCCAGCCGTATTCTTGGGTTATCCACTTGGCTACAAGGGTTATAAGCTTTACAATGTACGAACCAAACAATTCTTCATATCAAGGGATGTGATATTTCATGAGGACACCATGCCTTTTGCTCAAAGCCCTCATACTCAACTCAGCAATGACATCTTCTATGACTTTGTCCTCCCCAATCCAATATTAGATTCTGAACTGTTGCCTAATGCTCCAACAATTCCAACCGTACATGAGATACCTCAACCATCAACCACAACCAATAATCAATCCCGAATTCTCTCTCTTATAGAAAACCAAATCACACCTTCTACTTCCATCCAACCTAGAAGATCCACCAGGACTAAACGTATTCCTCCCTACCTTCATGACTACATTTGTCATACTAAATCTTCTTACCCGATTTCAAACTTCATTAGCAACCATAGATTGAACCACACTTATCATAATTCCATTTACCAAGCCAACTTTATTCCTGAACCACAATTTTACTATCAAGCAGTAAACATGAGGAATGGAGGGCTACAATGA